From Streptomyces sp. NBC_00370, a single genomic window includes:
- a CDS encoding NUDIX hydrolase → MSPYDPSAFPPFAVTVDLVVLTVRRHALCALAVRRGEPPFQGRWALPGGFVRVDEDLAAAAARELAEETGLGAQDAQSAGQGNAAHLEQLATYGDPGRDPRMRVVSVAHLALSPDLPAPRAGGDANSARWAPVEVLLSQEGGFSRESEQPAQLAFDHARILSDGVERARSKIEYSSLATAFCPAEFTVGELRRVYEAVWGVALDPRNFHRKVTGTPGFLVPSGGTTTRQGGRPAQLFRAGGATVLNPPMLRPEV, encoded by the coding sequence ATGTCTCCCTACGACCCGTCGGCTTTCCCCCCTTTCGCCGTCACCGTCGACCTGGTCGTGCTCACCGTGCGCCGTCACGCGCTCTGCGCGCTTGCCGTGCGGCGTGGCGAGCCGCCGTTCCAGGGCCGCTGGGCGCTGCCCGGCGGATTCGTCAGGGTGGATGAGGATCTGGCCGCCGCAGCAGCCCGTGAACTCGCCGAGGAGACCGGCCTCGGCGCCCAGGACGCGCAGTCGGCCGGTCAGGGGAACGCGGCCCATCTGGAACAGCTCGCCACCTACGGGGACCCCGGCAGGGACCCCCGGATGCGGGTGGTCAGCGTGGCCCATCTGGCGCTGTCGCCCGACCTGCCCGCGCCGCGCGCGGGTGGTGACGCCAACAGCGCCAGATGGGCCCCGGTCGAGGTGCTGCTCAGTCAGGAGGGCGGGTTCAGCCGGGAGAGTGAACAGCCGGCGCAGCTGGCCTTCGACCATGCGCGGATCCTGTCGGACGGGGTGGAGCGGGCCAGGTCCAAGATCGAGTACTCGTCGCTCGCCACCGCGTTCTGCCCGGCCGAGTTCACCGTCGGCGAGCTGCGCCGGGTGTACGAGGCGGTGTGGGGCGTGGCCCTCGATCCCCGTAACTTCCACCGCAAGGTGACGGGCACCCCGGGATTCCTCGTACCGTCGGGCGGGACGACGACCCGTCAGGGCGGCAGGCCGGCCCAGTTGTTCAGGGCGGGCGGCGCGACCGTGCTCAATCCGCCGATGCTGCGGCCCGAGGTCTGA
- a CDS encoding ABC transporter ATP-binding protein yields the protein MLQAIGLTSNPRRDLPPAVDDLTFEARPGCVTALLGAPGAGKTTALRLMLELEHGRGVAYFRGRPLHRIAHPAREVGVLLGDVPGHPARTARGQLRMLCAAAGVPAVRADELLDVVGLGALRDERLGNLSVGMDRRLGLASALLGDPHTLLLDAPSAGLSPRETGWLHGLLRAHAAHGGTVLYTTADPKEAARAADRVVTIDGGRLVADQDGAAFAATRLRPRVAVRTPHAARLADVLTREARAGRRSVEVVADAGSRLTVYGSSCPEIGETAFRHGVLVHQLADEIGDTGPTPGPAPGPAPGPTPARASGAPAREPGDTLVDLPVQAKGARTVAPPLPARPVRSPLRPLRYELRRMLGVRTAPLVAAAVLVASVALAVPLARTGATPLPSLLAAWPRILPLPPAALGAGLLGAFSFGDEFRYPALAGARGTVPRRLGLLAAKLAVTATAAVLLAAAAVAADGGALRLVYGAAATPVPDNWLALSAGWAGLAVGCAWAGLLGAGVFRVTAAGVTAVIAVPVLVVPLLNKALAGPSARSIVGLPSRLRELAWLQWPHQADHWLMATARLIAQPVAAALALSLCALLCAYLFTGLRRRARW from the coding sequence GTGCTCCAGGCCATCGGACTGACCAGCAACCCCCGTCGCGACCTCCCGCCGGCCGTGGACGACCTGACCTTCGAAGCCCGGCCCGGCTGTGTCACGGCGCTCCTCGGGGCGCCAGGCGCGGGCAAGACCACCGCGCTCCGGCTGATGCTCGAACTCGAACACGGCCGTGGTGTCGCCTACTTCCGCGGCCGGCCACTGCATCGCATCGCCCATCCGGCGCGCGAGGTGGGGGTGCTGCTCGGCGATGTGCCGGGCCACCCCGCGCGCACCGCCAGAGGTCAGCTGCGGATGCTGTGCGCCGCTGCCGGGGTGCCCGCCGTCCGCGCCGACGAACTGCTCGACGTCGTCGGGCTCGGCGCCCTGCGCGACGAACGGCTCGGCAACCTCTCGGTCGGCATGGACCGCAGGCTCGGACTCGCCTCCGCGCTGCTGGGCGATCCGCACACCCTCCTGCTCGACGCGCCGTCGGCAGGACTCTCCCCCCGCGAGACCGGCTGGCTGCACGGCCTGCTGCGCGCGCACGCCGCGCACGGCGGCACCGTCCTCTACACGACCGCCGACCCCAAGGAAGCGGCCCGCGCCGCCGACCGGGTCGTCACCATCGACGGCGGCCGACTCGTCGCCGACCAGGACGGCGCTGCCTTCGCCGCCACCCGGCTGCGGCCCCGGGTCGCCGTCAGGACTCCGCACGCCGCACGGCTCGCCGACGTACTGACCCGGGAGGCCAGGGCGGGAAGGCGCTCCGTCGAGGTGGTCGCCGACGCGGGCAGCAGACTCACCGTCTACGGCAGCAGCTGCCCGGAGATCGGCGAGACGGCGTTCCGGCACGGCGTCCTCGTCCACCAGCTCGCCGACGAGATCGGCGACACCGGCCCGACGCCAGGTCCTGCGCCGGGCCCTGCGCCGGGTCCGACACCCGCCCGGGCGTCCGGCGCCCCGGCCCGCGAGCCCGGTGACACGCTGGTGGACCTGCCCGTGCAGGCGAAGGGCGCCCGGACCGTCGCACCGCCGCTGCCCGCGCGCCCGGTCCGCAGTCCGCTGCGGCCCCTGCGCTACGAGCTGCGCCGCATGCTCGGCGTCCGGACGGCGCCGCTCGTCGCCGCCGCCGTCCTCGTCGCGTCCGTCGCGCTCGCCGTACCGCTGGCCCGTACCGGAGCCACCCCGCTGCCCAGCCTGCTCGCCGCGTGGCCCCGGATCCTGCCGCTGCCGCCCGCCGCGCTCGGCGCCGGGCTGCTCGGCGCCTTCTCGTTCGGCGACGAGTTCCGCTACCCCGCGCTCGCCGGCGCGCGCGGCACCGTCCCCCGCCGGCTCGGACTGCTCGCCGCCAAACTCGCCGTCACCGCCACGGCGGCCGTCCTGCTCGCCGCGGCCGCCGTGGCGGCCGACGGCGGCGCGCTGCGCCTCGTCTACGGCGCCGCAGCCACGCCCGTACCCGACAACTGGCTCGCCCTGAGCGCGGGTTGGGCCGGGCTCGCGGTCGGCTGTGCCTGGGCGGGACTGCTCGGCGCCGGCGTCTTCCGGGTCACCGCCGCCGGCGTCACCGCCGTGATCGCCGTACCGGTACTGGTCGTTCCGCTGCTGAACAAGGCGCTCGCGGGGCCGTCAGCACGTTCGATCGTCGGACTCCCGAGCAGACTGCGTGAACTCGCCTGGCTGCAGTGGCCCCACCAGGCCGACCACTGGCTGATGGCCACCGCACGGCTGATCGCCCAACCGGTGGCCGCCGCGCTCGCCCTCTCGCTCTGTGCCCTGCTCTGTGCGTACTTGTTCACCGGGCTTCGCCGCAGGGCCCGTTGGTGA
- a CDS encoding FadR/GntR family transcriptional regulator: MLFTKDLKGGGNGADKGCVSTLAHTMMTAARSVESGLPGPGELDRYPFAEAPGADRAAPPVWDGPENDLGRMGRRSAGSRGRGLHGQLVQQLGQMIVSGDLGADRPLVPEEIGQRFEVSRTVVRESLRVLEAKGLVSARPNVGTRVRPVSDWNLLDPDIIEWRAFGPQRDDQRRELSELRWTIEPLAARLAAGHGREDVQQRLVDMVEIMGHALAQADTVTFARADAEYHSLLIQLAGNRMLEHLSGIVCAALQVSGGPVSGCDRPTDASLAHHARIIDALGSGDANAAESAMRQLLTVHPEVERVVPAPREH; encoded by the coding sequence GTGCTTTTCACCAAAGACCTCAAGGGCGGTGGAAACGGCGCCGACAAAGGATGCGTGAGTACCCTTGCGCACACCATGATGACCGCCGCCCGTTCCGTCGAGTCCGGCCTGCCCGGCCCGGGCGAACTCGACCGCTACCCCTTTGCCGAGGCGCCCGGCGCCGACCGTGCCGCCCCGCCCGTCTGGGACGGGCCTGAGAACGATCTGGGCCGGATGGGCCGCCGCTCCGCGGGCAGCCGCGGCCGCGGTCTGCACGGCCAACTCGTCCAGCAGCTCGGACAGATGATCGTTTCCGGTGACCTGGGTGCCGACCGGCCGCTGGTGCCCGAGGAGATCGGCCAGCGCTTCGAGGTCTCCCGCACGGTCGTGCGGGAATCCCTGCGCGTCCTTGAGGCCAAGGGCCTGGTGAGCGCCCGCCCCAATGTCGGTACCCGCGTCCGCCCGGTCAGCGACTGGAATCTGCTGGACCCCGACATCATCGAATGGCGCGCCTTCGGACCGCAGCGTGACGACCAGCGCCGTGAGCTGAGCGAGCTGCGCTGGACGATCGAGCCCCTCGCCGCGCGGCTCGCCGCCGGTCACGGCCGTGAGGACGTGCAGCAGCGGCTGGTCGACATGGTGGAGATCATGGGCCATGCCCTCGCCCAGGCGGACACGGTCACCTTCGCCCGCGCCGACGCCGAATATCACTCCCTGCTGATCCAGCTCGCCGGCAACCGCATGCTGGAGCACCTTTCCGGCATCGTCTGCGCCGCGCTCCAGGTCTCCGGCGGTCCGGTCAGCGGCTGCGACCGCCCCACCGACGCCTCGCTCGCGCACCACGCGCGGATCATCGACGCGCTGGGCTCGGGTGACGCCAACGCGGCCGAATCGGCGATGCGCCAGCTGCTGACCGTCCATCCTGAAGTGGAGCGAGTCGTTCCGGCTCCTCGCGAGCACTGA
- a CDS encoding RNA polymerase sigma factor has protein sequence MSASTSRTLPPEIAESESVMALIERGKADGQIAGDDVRRAFEADQIPPTQWKNVLRSLNQILEEEGVTLMVSAAESPKRTRKSVAAKSPVKRTATKTVAAKATATTTVAAAAAPAADIVEAPADEAAAPAKKAAAKKTVAKKATAKKTAVKKTTAKKTTTKKDADEADGDEPAEEVQAGKGDEEEGEGENKGFVLSDDDEDDAPAQQVAVAGATADPVKDYLKQIGKVPLLNAEQEVELAKRIEAGLFAEDKLANSDKLAPKLKRELEIIAEDGRRAKNHLLEANLRLVVSLAKRYTGRGMLFLDLIQEGNLGLIRAVEKFDYTKGYKFSTYATWWIRQAITRAMADQARTIRIPVHMVEVINKLARVQRQMLQDLGREPTPEELAKELDMTPEKVIEVQKYGREPISLHTPLGEDGDSEFGDLIEDSEAVVPADAVSFTLLQEQLHSVLDTLSEREAGVVSMRFGLTDGQPKTLDEIGKVYGVTRERIRQIESKTMSKLRHPSRSQVLRDYLD, from the coding sequence GTGTCGGCCAGCACATCCCGTACGCTCCCGCCGGAGATCGCCGAGTCCGAGTCTGTGATGGCGCTCATCGAGCGGGGAAAGGCTGATGGGCAGATCGCCGGCGATGACGTGCGTCGGGCCTTCGAGGCTGACCAGATTCCGCCAACCCAGTGGAAGAATGTTCTGCGCAGCCTCAACCAGATCCTCGAGGAAGAGGGTGTGACGCTGATGGTCAGTGCCGCGGAGTCGCCGAAGCGCACCCGCAAGAGCGTCGCAGCGAAGAGCCCGGTCAAGCGCACCGCCACCAAGACAGTCGCGGCGAAGGCGACAGCGACGACGACAGTCGCCGCAGCCGCCGCTCCCGCCGCCGACATCGTGGAAGCCCCGGCCGACGAGGCCGCCGCTCCCGCGAAGAAGGCGGCGGCGAAGAAGACCGTGGCGAAGAAGGCGACTGCCAAGAAGACCGCCGTCAAGAAGACGACGGCCAAGAAGACCACCACCAAGAAGGACGCCGACGAGGCCGACGGCGACGAGCCGGCCGAGGAAGTCCAGGCGGGCAAGGGCGACGAGGAGGAGGGCGAAGGCGAGAACAAGGGCTTCGTACTCTCCGACGACGACGAGGACGACGCGCCTGCCCAGCAGGTCGCCGTCGCCGGCGCCACCGCCGACCCCGTCAAGGACTACCTGAAGCAGATCGGCAAGGTCCCGCTCCTCAACGCGGAGCAGGAGGTCGAGCTGGCCAAGCGCATCGAGGCCGGCCTCTTCGCCGAGGACAAGCTCGCCAACTCCGACAAGCTCGCCCCCAAGCTCAAGCGCGAGCTGGAGATCATCGCCGAGGACGGGCGCCGCGCCAAGAACCACCTGCTGGAGGCCAACCTCCGACTCGTGGTCTCGCTGGCCAAGCGCTACACCGGCCGTGGCATGCTCTTCCTGGACCTGATCCAGGAGGGCAACCTGGGTCTGATCCGCGCCGTCGAGAAGTTCGACTACACCAAGGGCTACAAGTTCTCCACGTACGCCACCTGGTGGATCCGGCAGGCGATCACCCGCGCCATGGCCGACCAGGCCCGCACCATCCGTATCCCGGTGCACATGGTCGAGGTCATCAACAAGCTCGCGCGCGTGCAGCGCCAGATGCTTCAGGACCTGGGCCGCGAGCCCACTCCCGAGGAGCTGGCCAAGGAACTCGACATGACCCCCGAGAAGGTCATCGAGGTCCAGAAGTACGGCCGTGAGCCGATCTCCCTGCACACCCCGCTGGGCGAGGACGGCGACAGCGAGTTCGGCGACCTCATCGAGGACTCCGAAGCCGTCGTACCGGCCGACGCGGTCAGCTTCACCCTGCTCCAGGAGCAGCTGCACTCGGTGCTGGACACCCTGTCCGAGCGCGAGGCGGGTGTGGTGTCGATGCGCTTCGGTCTCACCGACGGCCAGCCCAAGACACTGGACGAGATCGGCAAGGTCTACGGCGTGACGCGTGAGCGCATCCGGCAGATCGAGTCGAAGACGATGTCGAAGCTGCGGCACCCGTCGCGTTCGCAGGTGCTGCGCGACTACCTCGACTAG
- a CDS encoding serine protease, with protein sequence MRRTIARLLTGGLTVLAAGAVLPLAQGGTAAADGVVVGGTPAKVADSPWVVALSSRDRFGGTRAGQFCGGVVVAPTKVLTAAHCMSADALGAGPDNVGDLRIIAGRDRLRGTGGQEVAVRSYVVDPTYDADSNQNDMAVLTLSKPLPASYAIRPADPGDKASAPGTAAVVYGWGDTTGRGDYAYALRSAPVTVLADSACERAYPGGSGGRYVASSMLCAGDPAGGRDACQGDSGGPLVAQGRLIGLVSWGSGCGRADAPGVYARITSDLAPVAGALRAHARR encoded by the coding sequence ATGCGTCGCACTATTGCCCGTCTGCTGACAGGAGGGCTGACCGTGCTGGCGGCGGGGGCCGTGCTGCCGCTCGCCCAGGGCGGGACCGCCGCCGCGGACGGCGTGGTCGTGGGCGGCACGCCCGCGAAGGTCGCCGACAGCCCCTGGGTCGTCGCCCTGTCCAGCCGTGACCGTTTCGGCGGTACCCGGGCCGGTCAGTTCTGCGGAGGCGTGGTGGTGGCGCCGACGAAGGTACTGACGGCCGCACACTGCATGAGCGCCGACGCGCTCGGGGCCGGCCCCGACAACGTGGGCGACCTGCGGATCATCGCGGGCCGCGACCGGCTGCGCGGCACCGGCGGCCAGGAGGTCGCCGTACGGAGCTACGTGGTCGACCCCACGTACGACGCGGACAGCAACCAGAACGACATGGCCGTCCTGACGCTGTCGAAGCCGCTGCCCGCGTCCTACGCGATCCGCCCCGCGGACCCGGGCGACAAGGCGTCGGCGCCGGGCACCGCCGCCGTGGTCTACGGCTGGGGCGACACCACCGGACGGGGTGACTACGCGTACGCGCTCCGCTCCGCCCCTGTGACGGTCCTGGCGGACTCCGCATGCGAGCGGGCCTATCCGGGGGGCTCAGGGGGCCGCTACGTGGCTTCCTCGATGCTCTGCGCCGGTGACCCGGCCGGGGGCCGCGACGCGTGCCAGGGCGACAGCGGCGGACCGCTGGTCGCGCAGGGGCGGCTGATCGGGCTCGTCTCCTGGGGCAGCGGCTGCGGCCGGGCGGACGCCCCGGGCGTCTACGCCCGGATCACCTCGGACCTGGCGCCGGTCGCCGGGGCCCTGCGGGCGCACGCCAGGCGCTGA
- a CDS encoding DUF7455 domain-containing protein: MTTVLTPASPLTAADRCDRCGAQAYLRVLLSSGGELLFCAHHGRKFEPELKKIAAEIQDETDRLTAVQAGGGEEEH, from the coding sequence GTGACTACTGTTCTGACCCCCGCGAGCCCGCTGACGGCGGCTGACCGCTGCGACCGATGCGGCGCCCAGGCTTATCTGCGCGTCCTCCTGTCCAGCGGTGGTGAACTGCTCTTCTGTGCCCACCACGGGCGCAAGTTCGAGCCGGAACTCAAGAAGATCGCCGCGGAAATACAGGATGAGACCGACCGACTGACGGCCGTACAGGCCGGCGGCGGTGAAGAGGAACACTGA
- a CDS encoding DNA gyrase/topoisomerase IV subunit B: MTAETSVPSRALLTAERDGSNYTARHLLVLEGLEAVRKRPGMYIGSTDSRGLMHCLWEIIDNSVDEALGGYCDHIDVTLHEDGSVEVKDNGRGIPVDIEPKTGLSGIEVVMTKLHAGGKFGGGSYAASGGLHGVGASVVNALSARLDVEVDRSVTHSISFRRGVPGMFTEPGPDAPFDPSSGLLKGKRVPKGRTGTRIRYWADRQIFLKDAKLSLEHLHQRARQTAFLVPGLTIVVRDERAAGESEGNGTVEETFRFDGGISEFCEYLAPDKAVSDVLRLTGQGIFKENVPVLDERGHMTPTEVTRELGVDVALRWGTGYDTTVRSFVNIIATPKGGTHVSGFERSLTRTVNEVLRSAKLLRVAEDDIVKDDALEGLTAVVTVRLAEPQFEGQTKEILGTSAANRIVANVVAKELKEFLTSTKRDAKAQARAILEKAVAAARTRIAARQHKEAQRRKTALESSSLPAKLADCRSDDVDRSELFIVEGDSALGTAKLARNSEFQALLPIRGKILNVQKASVSDMLKNAECGAIIQVIGAGSGRTFDIDAARYGKIVLLVDADVDGAHIRILLLTLFQRYMRPMVESGRVFAAVPPLHRIELVQPKKGQDKYVYTYSDGELRQKLLEYQRKGTRIKDSIQRYKGLGEMDADQLAETTMDPRHRTLRRINIGDLDSAERIFDLLMGNEVAPRKEFITSSAATLDRSRIDA; encoded by the coding sequence GTGACCGCCGAGACGTCCGTGCCGTCCAGAGCGCTGCTGACAGCAGAGCGTGACGGCTCCAACTACACCGCGCGGCATTTGCTCGTCCTTGAGGGACTCGAAGCGGTCCGCAAGCGCCCCGGCATGTACATCGGGTCCACCGACAGCCGCGGCCTCATGCACTGCCTCTGGGAGATCATCGACAACTCGGTCGACGAGGCCCTGGGCGGCTACTGCGACCACATCGACGTGACCCTGCACGAGGACGGCTCGGTCGAGGTCAAGGACAACGGCCGGGGCATCCCGGTCGACATCGAGCCGAAGACCGGCCTCTCCGGCATCGAGGTCGTGATGACCAAGCTGCACGCCGGCGGAAAGTTCGGCGGCGGCTCGTACGCCGCATCCGGCGGTCTGCACGGCGTGGGCGCCTCCGTCGTGAACGCGCTCTCCGCCCGGCTGGACGTGGAGGTGGACCGCAGCGTCACGCACTCCATCAGCTTCCGCAGGGGCGTCCCCGGCATGTTCACCGAGCCGGGTCCTGACGCGCCCTTCGACCCGTCCAGCGGGCTGCTCAAGGGCAAGCGGGTGCCGAAGGGCAGGACCGGCACCAGGATCCGCTACTGGGCCGACCGGCAGATCTTCCTCAAGGACGCCAAGCTCTCCCTGGAGCATCTGCACCAGCGCGCCCGCCAGACCGCCTTCCTCGTCCCCGGCCTGACCATCGTCGTCAGGGACGAGCGCGCGGCAGGCGAGAGCGAGGGCAACGGCACGGTCGAGGAGACGTTCCGCTTCGACGGCGGCATCAGCGAGTTCTGCGAGTACCTGGCGCCGGACAAGGCCGTCAGCGACGTGCTGCGGCTGACCGGACAGGGCATCTTCAAGGAGAACGTGCCGGTGCTCGACGAGCGCGGGCACATGACCCCGACCGAGGTCACCCGCGAGCTGGGCGTCGACGTCGCGCTGCGCTGGGGGACCGGGTACGACACGACGGTCCGCTCGTTCGTGAACATCATCGCCACCCCCAAGGGCGGCACCCATGTGAGCGGTTTCGAGCGCTCCCTGACCAGGACGGTCAACGAGGTGCTGCGCTCGGCCAAGCTGCTGCGCGTCGCCGAGGACGACATCGTCAAGGACGACGCCCTGGAAGGCCTGACCGCCGTGGTCACGGTGCGGCTCGCGGAGCCGCAGTTCGAGGGCCAGACCAAGGAGATCCTGGGTACGTCCGCCGCCAACAGGATCGTGGCGAACGTCGTGGCCAAGGAGCTGAAGGAGTTCCTGACCTCGACGAAGCGGGACGCCAAGGCGCAGGCGCGGGCCATCCTGGAGAAGGCCGTCGCCGCCGCCCGTACCCGTATCGCCGCACGCCAGCACAAGGAGGCGCAGCGCAGGAAGACGGCGCTGGAGTCCTCCTCGCTGCCGGCCAAGCTCGCCGACTGCCGCAGTGACGACGTCGACCGCAGCGAGCTGTTCATCGTGGAGGGCGACTCCGCGCTCGGTACGGCCAAGCTGGCCCGCAACAGCGAGTTCCAGGCGCTGCTGCCGATCCGCGGCAAGATCCTGAACGTCCAGAAGGCGTCCGTCTCCGACATGCTGAAGAACGCCGAGTGCGGCGCGATCATCCAGGTCATAGGAGCGGGGTCCGGCCGGACCTTCGACATCGACGCGGCGCGCTACGGCAAGATCGTGCTCCTCGTCGACGCCGACGTGGACGGCGCGCACATCCGGATCCTGCTGCTGACGCTCTTCCAGCGGTACATGCGTCCGATGGTGGAGTCCGGCCGGGTCTTCGCCGCCGTGCCGCCGCTGCACCGGATCGAGCTGGTCCAGCCCAAGAAGGGCCAGGACAAGTACGTGTACACGTACTCGGACGGCGAGCTGCGGCAGAAGCTGCTGGAGTACCAGCGCAAGGGGACCCGGATCAAGGACTCCATCCAGCGCTACAAGGGCCTCGGTGAGATGGACGCCGACCAGCTGGCGGAGACCACGATGGACCCGCGCCACCGCACGCTGCGGCGCATCAACATCGGGGACCTCGACTCCGCCGAGCGGATCTTCGACCTGCTCATGGGCAACGAGGTCGCGCCGCGCAAGGAGTTCATCACCAGCTCGGCCGCGACCCTGGACCGCTCGCGCATCGACGCGTAA
- a CDS encoding DUF1453 family protein, producing MSSLVTALVIAAAVVLVLARQFKPQRMRDGGHRWLVVPVVLVVFALRQPGGVLDADDRGMSVALLAVELLVGLLMGAGWAWTSRIWTEDDGSVWSRGTKATAAVWVLGIAVRLGLTGIGALVGVHQGSGALMLGLAASVLVRGGLLTLRAAGSGSSAYDGPSYGGRTGAAAWKDRV from the coding sequence ATGTCATCGCTCGTTACGGCGCTCGTGATCGCCGCCGCTGTGGTTCTCGTCCTCGCCCGCCAGTTCAAGCCGCAGCGGATGCGGGACGGCGGGCACCGCTGGCTGGTCGTCCCCGTCGTACTCGTCGTCTTCGCGTTGCGCCAACCGGGTGGCGTGCTGGACGCCGACGACCGCGGGATGTCGGTCGCGCTGCTCGCCGTCGAACTGCTCGTCGGTCTGCTGATGGGCGCGGGCTGGGCCTGGACCAGCCGGATCTGGACCGAGGACGACGGCTCTGTCTGGTCCAGGGGCACCAAGGCCACCGCGGCCGTCTGGGTCCTCGGCATCGCCGTACGGCTCGGACTGACGGGCATCGGCGCCCTGGTCGGCGTCCACCAGGGCAGCGGAGCGCTGATGCTCGGGCTCGCCGCCTCGGTGCTCGTCCGCGGCGGACTGCTGACGCTGCGGGCCGCCGGCTCCGGATCCTCGGCGTACGACGGCCCGTCGTACGGTGGCCGCACAGGCGCCGCCGCGTGGAAGGACCGTGTGTGA
- a CDS encoding sensor histidine kinase, with protein MRLEVWTNWPSREALSRETPTYPRHWMTRFVRVAAVAAVLWSSFTERQVSSWGALAAVGGLLTVGYSAWLFQRTTLRHRLWPSVGLLIILMGAAIGASQSGFRVAAIVLWCGCAVTSMARLPLAGALPAAALALAGFAVLNDGAWLSTAISTAGLLLGGYVMRLDAEARGNARRLLVQERAAHAAEAESAALAERARIARDIHDVLAHSLSAQLVHLEAARLRIEQEPPGPFRDQILERVVGARSMAREGLAETRQALSALRGEMAPLGDYLRELAAMDGASVEVAGVPRPLTAEASQTVRRVVQEALTNVRKHAAGAEVRIRLSYGEGEVTLAVRDSGAKGGGPAGLDGSGSGYGLLGMRERAELIGGTLEAGPEGDRKGYTVRLRVPA; from the coding sequence GTGAGGCTCGAGGTCTGGACGAACTGGCCCTCCCGGGAAGCACTCTCCCGGGAGACGCCGACGTATCCACGGCACTGGATGACCCGGTTCGTCCGGGTCGCGGCCGTCGCCGCCGTGCTCTGGTCGTCCTTCACCGAGCGCCAGGTGTCGAGCTGGGGGGCGCTCGCCGCGGTGGGCGGGCTCCTCACCGTCGGATACAGCGCCTGGCTGTTCCAGCGCACCACCCTGCGCCACCGGCTCTGGCCCTCGGTCGGGCTGCTGATCATCCTGATGGGCGCCGCGATCGGCGCCTCGCAGAGCGGCTTCCGGGTGGCCGCGATCGTGCTGTGGTGCGGCTGCGCCGTCACCTCCATGGCCCGGCTGCCGCTGGCCGGGGCCCTGCCGGCGGCTGCGCTCGCGCTCGCCGGGTTCGCGGTGCTCAACGACGGCGCCTGGCTGTCCACCGCCATCAGCACGGCGGGACTGCTGCTGGGCGGGTACGTCATGCGGCTGGACGCCGAGGCGCGCGGCAACGCCCGCAGACTGCTGGTCCAGGAGCGGGCCGCCCACGCGGCCGAGGCCGAGTCGGCCGCCCTCGCCGAGCGGGCCAGGATCGCCCGTGACATCCACGACGTGCTCGCCCACAGCCTCTCCGCGCAGCTCGTGCACCTGGAGGCGGCCCGGCTGCGGATCGAGCAGGAGCCGCCGGGCCCGTTCCGCGACCAGATCCTGGAGCGGGTCGTCGGCGCGCGCTCGATGGCGCGCGAAGGGCTCGCCGAGACCCGGCAGGCGCTCTCCGCGCTGCGCGGCGAGATGGCGCCCCTGGGCGACTACCTCCGTGAGCTGGCCGCCATGGACGGCGCTTCCGTCGAGGTCGCCGGCGTGCCGAGGCCGTTGACGGCCGAGGCGTCGCAGACCGTGCGCCGGGTCGTCCAGGAGGCCCTGACCAACGTACGCAAGCACGCGGCCGGCGCCGAGGTGCGGATCCGGCTCAGCTACGGCGAGGGCGAAGTGACCCTGGCCGTGCGGGACTCGGGTGCCAAGGGCGGCGGCCCGGCCGGGCTCGACGGCTCTGGCTCCGGGTACGGTCTGCTGGGGATGCGGGAGCGCGCCGAACTGATCGGTGGCACGCTCGAAGCCGGTCCCGAGGGCGACCGGAAGGGGTACACCGTGAGGCTGCGAGTACCGGCATGA
- a CDS encoding response regulator transcription factor — MTERATARVIVADDQAVVREGIVMLLGLLPGIEVVGAARDGEEALALVAELAPDVVLMDLRMPRCDGVEATRRIRADHPGTQVVVLTTYADDDSLFAALQAGARGYLTKDADGDEIVRAVDDVMAGQAGLAPAVQRRLLDRVTSPPPPTVAAPRELPDGLTVREAEVLALVADGLSNKEIAGRLHIGGATVKTHINNLFAKTGVRDRAQAVRYAYQQGLIEPPGKTIT, encoded by the coding sequence ATGACCGAGCGAGCGACAGCCCGGGTGATCGTGGCCGACGACCAGGCCGTGGTCCGCGAGGGCATCGTGATGCTGCTCGGACTGCTGCCCGGCATCGAGGTCGTCGGCGCCGCGAGGGACGGTGAGGAAGCCCTCGCGCTCGTCGCCGAACTCGCCCCCGACGTCGTCCTGATGGACCTGCGCATGCCGCGCTGCGACGGTGTCGAGGCCACCCGCAGGATCCGCGCCGACCACCCGGGCACCCAGGTCGTGGTGCTGACGACCTACGCCGACGACGACTCGCTGTTCGCCGCGCTGCAGGCCGGCGCGCGCGGCTATCTCACCAAGGACGCGGACGGCGACGAGATCGTCAGGGCCGTGGACGACGTCATGGCGGGACAGGCCGGGCTCGCGCCCGCCGTCCAGCGCAGACTCCTGGACCGGGTCACCTCCCCGCCGCCGCCCACCGTGGCGGCGCCGAGGGAACTGCCCGACGGACTGACCGTGCGCGAGGCCGAGGTGCTGGCGCTGGTCGCCGACGGGCTGTCCAACAAGGAGATCGCCGGACGGCTGCACATCGGGGGCGCCACGGTGAAGACGCACATCAACAACCTCTTCGCGAAGACCGGGGTACGCGACCGCGCGCAGGCGGTCCGATATGCCTATCAACAGGGACTCATCGAACCACCAGGGAAAACCATCACCTGA